In the Aridibaculum aurantiacum genome, AGCAACAAGATGGATAAAACCGTTACTGTAGCTGTTGAAAGAAAAGTAAAGCACCCAATCTACGGTAAGTTCGTTAAGAAAACTACCAAGTTTCATGCTCACGACGAGAAAAACGAGTGCAGCATTGGCGATACTGTAAAGATCATGGAAACCCGTCCGCTGAGCAAAACAAAGCGCTGGAGACTGGTGGAGATCGTAGAAAAAGTAAAGTAAGGTATGAAGCCGCATGCTTCAGGTTGTTTAACCTCAAGCCTCTGCATTTCTTATTCAAATTGATTATCTGCTATTAGCCCATCTAATAGCTAAAAGCTAAAAAAATGATTCAGCAAGAAAGCCGATTGAATGTAGCTGATAACAGCGGTGCCAAAGAAGTTTTGTGTATCCGTGTATTAGGTAACTCTGGCCAGGACTACGCAAGAATTGGTGACAAGATCGTAGTTACTGTAAAAGATGCAATGCCAGCTGCTGGTGTTAAGAAGGGTACTGTTTCTAAAGCAGTTATCGTTCGTACCAAGAACAAATTACGTCGTAAGGATGGTTCTTATATCCGTTTTGATGACAATGCTGTTGTATTGTTAAACAACTCTGACGAGCCAAGGGGTACACGTATTTTTGGCCCCGTTGCAAGAGAGTTGAGAGATAAAGGTTATATGAAGATCATATCTCTTGCTCCGGAAGTACTGTAAATCGTAAATCGTGAGACGTGAGAAGGCAGCGCGCTTTTTTTTCACGGTTCACCTTTCACGTTTGACGAACAAAAGATGACCAACGAGCAGGACGTACAAGTGAGTGACACAACGATGCCCCACGAAGTACAACTGCCGACCACATAAAGTATTATTTGCGAAGTCGGAAATTTCGCATGAAGCATAAAAAACAAATATCGTGAGCAACAGATTTAAACCTAAGTACAACATCAAAAAAGGCGACCAGGTAGTGGTTATTGCCGGTGATGATAAGGACCTGAAAAAAGCACGTACCGTACTGGAAGTGATTTTGGATAAAGGCCGTGTTGTAGTTGAAGGCGTAAATATCGTTACCAAGCACACTAAGCCTAGTGCTACAAACACTAAAGGCGGTTTGGTAAAGACAGAAGCTTCTATCAACATCAGCAATGTGATGTTGTGGGATGCTAAAGCTGGCAAGGGTACTAAAGTAACCCGCAGCCGCCAGGAAGGTAAACTAGTTCGTATTGCAAAAAAATCAGGGGAGGTAATTAAATAATGGCTACAGCAACATATACTCCGAGATTAGCAGGAAAGTACAAGAATGAAGTTGTACCTGCTTTAATGAAAAAATTTGGATACTCTTCTATCATGCAAGCTCCAAGGCTTGAGAAGATCTGTATCAACCGTGGTGTAAACGGTGCTGTATCTGATAAGAAACTGGTGGATATTGCAGTTGAAGAACTAACAACCATTTCTGGTCAGAAAGCAGTAGCTACTTTTTCTAAGAAGGACATCTCAAACTTTAAGTTGAGAAAGAACATGCCGATCGGTGCAAGGGTTACCCTTCGCGGCGTGAAGATGTACGAATTCTTAGACAGGTTAATCTCTGTTTCGCTTCCACGTGTACGTGACTTCAAAGGTATCAATGACAAAGCTTTTGACGGCCGTGGTAACTATACCCTGGGTGTTACAGAGCAAATCATCTTCCCAGAGATCGATATCGACAAAGTGAATAAAATCACTGGTATGGATATCACTTTTGTAACCACTGCGCAAACAAACGAAGAGGCTTACGAACTGCTGAAAGAAATGGGAATGCCATTTAAAGGTGCAAAAAAAGAAACACAAGAATAATTTTGAGATTACGGGATTTTGAGATTTTGGGATTACCAAAGTTTGAAATCACCAAATCACTAAATCACAAAATCAGAAATATAATAACATGGCAAAAGAATCTGTAAAAGCCAGACAAAGAAAGAGAGAAAGAATGGTGGCTAAGTTTGCTGAAAAGCGTACTGCTCTTAAAGAAGCAGGTGACTTTGCAGCACTTGACTTGTTACCAAAGAATGCTTCTCCTGTTCGTTTGAAAAATCGTTGCCAGCTTACAGGCCGTCCACGTGGTTACATCCGTTATTTCGGATTGTCTAGAAACCAGTTTCGTGATATGGCATTGGCTGGTAAGATCCCTGGCGTAACAAAAGCTAGCTGGTAAATCAGTTGACAGTTGCCAGTTGGTAGTTGTTAATAGAAAGAACTTATTTTTTAAAATTTTATTCCAATTATCCCGACACTTCGGGACGTAGGAGGACAATAATTATGGTAACAGATCCTATAGCAGATTTTTTGACGAGGATTCGTAATGCGCAGATGGCTAACCACAGGATAGTTGAAATTCCTGCAAGTAACCTGAAGAAGCGT is a window encoding:
- the rpsQ gene encoding 30S ribosomal protein S17, translated to MVERNLRKTRVGIVSSNKMDKTVTVAVERKVKHPIYGKFVKKTTKFHAHDEKNECSIGDTVKIMETRPLSKTKRWRLVEIVEKVK
- the rplN gene encoding 50S ribosomal protein L14, coding for MIQQESRLNVADNSGAKEVLCIRVLGNSGQDYARIGDKIVVTVKDAMPAAGVKKGTVSKAVIVRTKNKLRRKDGSYIRFDDNAVVLLNNSDEPRGTRIFGPVARELRDKGYMKIISLAPEVL
- the rplX gene encoding 50S ribosomal protein L24, producing the protein MSNRFKPKYNIKKGDQVVVIAGDDKDLKKARTVLEVILDKGRVVVEGVNIVTKHTKPSATNTKGGLVKTEASINISNVMLWDAKAGKGTKVTRSRQEGKLVRIAKKSGEVIK
- the rplE gene encoding 50S ribosomal protein L5 — protein: MATATYTPRLAGKYKNEVVPALMKKFGYSSIMQAPRLEKICINRGVNGAVSDKKLVDIAVEELTTISGQKAVATFSKKDISNFKLRKNMPIGARVTLRGVKMYEFLDRLISVSLPRVRDFKGINDKAFDGRGNYTLGVTEQIIFPEIDIDKVNKITGMDITFVTTAQTNEEAYELLKEMGMPFKGAKKETQE
- the rpsN gene encoding 30S ribosomal protein S14, encoding MAKESVKARQRKRERMVAKFAEKRTALKEAGDFAALDLLPKNASPVRLKNRCQLTGRPRGYIRYFGLSRNQFRDMALAGKIPGVTKASW